AACGGAACCGGCGAGATCGCCACCTAGGAGATTGAGCCCGCAGTCGAGCGGATGGAGGGCAAACGCGGCGTTTCGGCAATGACTCTCTGCGGAACGGACACCGCCAGGGAGCATGGGCGTACCCCCAAACAATGCCCGGCATAGCTTTGGATATCTCCCCCAACTTGGGTAATCCCGGGTCCGTGATCGGAAACTCGAGGCGGATGCGTGGCATAATAGGGCGATTTTGGTGGTTTCCAGCAATCCGGAGGCGTGCATGCGCAAGCGACTCACAGAGATGGTGTCCTGCGCGGGTTGAGCTTCCAAGCTCGCCCCACAGGCGCTCATTCAAGTGTTGAGTGAGTTACCCCGACAACCTCGGAATCCCGATCTCCTGGTCGGCTTCGACACTGCCGACGACGCGGGAGTATTTCGTCTCCGGGACGATCTGGCCCTGGTTCAGACGCTGGACTTCTTTACTCCGATTGTCGACGATCCCTTCGACTACGGACGTATTGCCGCTCTGAACTCCCTCAGCGATGTCTGGGCCATGGCCGGGACACCGGTAACGGCTCTTTCAGTGACCTGTTTCCCCAAGAAGGGAGTGGACTGGGCCATCTTGTCGGAGGTGATGCGGGGGGGGCTGGATGTCTTGACACAACACAAGGTGACCCTCCTGGGCGGCCACAGCGTGGATAATGAGCAGATCATGTTCGGCTATGCCGTGACCGGCACCATCCATCCGAATCAGGTGACCACCAACGCCGCTGCCCGACCCGGGGAGCTGCTGGTCTTGACAAAGCCCATAGGGACCGGAGTGATCTCAACCGGGATCAAGTTTCAAACCGCATCGTCTTCGGTTGCCGAGGCCGCCGTGGGCACCATGCTGCTGCCGGGAGAGGCGGCAGCTCTGGCCATGCGTGACTTTAACCTCCGTTGTGCCACCGATGTCACCGGCTTCGGACTGTTGGGGCACCTTTGGGAAGTGGCTCAAGCCAGCCGGGTGAGCCTGGAAATCGATTCGGCAAGGGTTCCGCTGCTGGAGGGAGCTTGGGAGCTGGCGAGGCAAAAGATGCTGACCAGCGGGGACACGAGCAACCGGGAATTCGTAGGGTCGGGAGTTGCCCTCAGGGAAGGCATCGAGTCCGAGCTGATCAGCCTGCTATTCGACCCTCAAACGGCGGGCGGCATCCTGATGTCGGTTCCCCAACAGAGAATCGAGCCCCTGTTGGCTCGGCTGCGGCGAACCTACCCCAGCGCAGACGTGATCGGGCAGGTTGCCGGATGGGGAGACCCGGCCATCCTTGTCCATTGAGCCGAGTTCCGGACTGGCGGACCGTGCCGGTCTCGGGGATGAGGGGAGGCGATGACCCATGATGCAGCGCAAGTACCGCATCGCCCGGCTGGTTTACGCCCTGGTGGAGACGGCAGTCACGGTGGTCTCCTTCCTGCTGGCTTATGTGATTCGAGACCATCTGCCCCTGGCCTACTTCGGAGAGTTGTTTCCCCTCCGCGACTACCTGGGACTGCTGCTGGTGGTGGTCCTGTTGTGGAACGGGTTGGCTCTACTGATTCAGCAGCAGCCGGCGCTCTCGGCCAGCGACAGGCTGGGTGTGGTCAAGGAAACGGCGCTGCTGGTCTTTCTGGGTGGGGTCCTCATCAGCGCGGCCATTTTCGTGCTGAAATACCAGTTCATCAGCCGGCCCTTCATCCTGATATTCGTTCTGGTCAACTTGCTTTTCCTGCTGGCCTTCCGACTGTATGCGGCCAGGGGGGTCAGCCGGTTCGGCCGTCTGGTGTCGGGAGACCGGAATCTCCTGATCGTGGGCAGCGGTGACCGCGCCGCACGGGTTGCGACCGTTCTGGAGGAAGCCGAGGCCTGGGGGTATCACCTGGTCGGCATTGTGCCGGAATCTCCCGACACCCCGCCCGATTCCCGGCTCGGAGGCTATCCCAGGATTCCGCTCTCCCAATTCGGCGAGGCCATCAAGAGGCATACCGTCGATGAAGTCATTTTCGTGGTATCCAAGGATGCCCTGGCGGGACTGGAGGAAATCTTTCTCCTGTGCGAGGAAGAGGGCGTCAAGACCAGGGTCATGCTCAGCTTCTTTCCCCACGTGACGTCCAAGGTCTACCTGGAGGCCTTGCAGGACCTGCCCCTGCTGACCTTCACCACCACGCCCCAAAACGACTACCTGCTCCTGGTCAAGAACGGCATCGACCTGGTGCTGGCCTGCAGCCTATTGGTGTTGACGGCGCCCCTCTTTGCCTTGATCGCACTATCGATCAAGGTCACCTCAAGAGGGCCGATTATCTTCAAGCAGGTCCGCTGCGGGTTGGGGGGACGGGAGTTCGTCTTCTACAAGTTCCGGTCCATGGTCGAAAACGCCGAAGCTGCCCAGGGGCAGTTGCAACATCTCAACGAGATGTCGGGACCGGTTTTCAAGATCGGCAAGGATCCCCGCTGCACGCCGGTGGGCCGCCTCCTGCGCAAGTTCAGCCTGGATGAGCTTCCCCAGCTCTTCAACATCCTGAAGGGAGACATGTCTTTCGTGGGGCCGCGCCCGCCACTCCCGCGAGAGGTGGAAAACTACCAGCGCTGGCAGCGTCGAAGGCTTCGGATGAAACCGGGACTTACCTGTTTGTGGCAGGTTCGCGGCAGAAACGAGATCGATTTCGACGAGTGGATGAAGTTGGACCTGCACTATATCGACAACTGGTCCCTGCTGCTGGACGTCAAGATCGCCTTGAAGACCATTCCGATTGTGCTGCTGGGGAAGGGAACCTGACCGGCTTGGTTTCAGTCCGCCTGATCCCCCCGGACGGAGCCCGCCCGGATCTCCAATCCGGGCAGCCGGTGGTAATCGGTCCGGTCCTGCACGCCCGCCTCGAGGAAGGAGCGCCGGCGCTCGGCGCACTTGTTGCAACCGCCGCAGTGTTTTTCCCCAACCGGGCGGATACAGGAGAACGTCAACTCCAGGGGCAGCCCCGTGCCCAGTTGGACCACCTCTGTTTTTGAGAGATTTCTGAACGGAGTGAGAATCTCCAGTGGATGGGTTAGAGCGTCGCTTGCCAAACGTTCAAAACCGCGAAGAAAGGCCGGGGTGGCGTCGGGGAAGGGGTTCCCCTTCAACAGCCCCAAAGCGATGACGCCGATCCGGTTAAGCGAGCAATAGACCGCGGCCTTGGAGAGGAGAAGGAGGTTGCGGCCCGGCAGATAGACGGCGCTATCCTCGGAATGAGCTCCCGGAACGGCCTGGCCGGTGGTGCTCCAATGGGATTGGTAGGTGTCCTCGACCGGAAGACTGAGCTGCCTCAGGGGTTGGATTCCGGAATAGTTCAGTCGGGCCAGAAACCTCCGGAGCCATATCAGCTCGATCCTTTCCCAGACCAGGCCGGCCCGGACATAAAGGGGTGTGAGCTCCCAGCCCTGTTCGGCAAGGTGGGCCAACAGAACGCAGCTATCCAGCCCGCCACTGATCAGCACACAGGCCCGGCGATGCTTCCGTCCTCTTGAACTGACCGCGGTCATTGCCGTTTCAGGTGGGCCCAGCCCGGTGTGCGGATCATTCGAGGATAAAGAGCCGGTCGTCAATACAGGCGAACCACGAATGGACACGGATGAACACGAATAGACTCGATAACAGATAGACCTGCTTCAACGGCAAGCGGCACCAAAATGTGTCTGAAATCTTGCCCCCGTGGCGTGAGTTCGTGTCCTTGGGGAATGACTCGCTACATTGGTTTCAAGATCTCTTGAATCGAAGAAACACGGACAGGTGAGTCAAGAATTGTGGATTTCAGGCGGATTGCAGCAAATTTATAATTCAAATATTTGGTGTCCATTCATGGTTCTTCGTGCCCCTTCGTGGATAACCCCTCAACTGGTTCGACACAAGGTCAATCCTTGAACAGACTGTCAAAGGCCGACCTGGCGTCGAGGGCTGCGGTTCCGGAAGAGGCGCCGGCCCTTGTCTCGGCGGGTGAAAAGTAGTCGCAGAAGTTTGCCCGCTCTCTGTCGCTCACCCATTCAGCCTGGGTCTCCCGGCATTGATTGTGGACGGTTGGATCGTGGAAGCTGCAATTCTTGCAGACGTGGAGGTCGCTGTGGCATTGGTCGCAACTGTCGTTTCTCGAGATCCTGCTACCAGGATCAAGATCAATGGACATGCCGCATTTCCAGCATTGCACGACACTACCTCCCGGATGGCCGCCAATCACTCCCGACGGCTTCAGCCTCCGAACTAATCGAGGCAGTTCTACTTCTTGGCAGCCGCGGCGAAGTCTCCTGCCTTGACGATGGTCATCTTGTCCAGGTCCAGGTGGCGTCCGAGGGCGGATAGGATCTGGTCCGCGGTGAGAGCATCGATCTTCCGCTCGAAGTCCTCGTCCCAGGCCAGCGTTCGACCCTGAAAAAGGCGACTGGCCATGGTGCCGGCCAGGCGGTTGTCCTGAGATCGGCTCACCTGGCGGGACTGCAGGTACCCCGACTTGGCTGCCGCAATTTCCTTGGCGGTGAACCCGTCGGTGAGCGCCCGCTCAACCTCCTCCCGGAAGGCCGCTTCCACTCTTTCGATATTTTGCGGCGCCGCAATCGCCCAGGTGCTGAAGGCACCGTGCTCGTCCTTGGCTCGCGCTTCCAGATAGGCTCGAACCCCGTAGCTGAGCCCCTCTTTCTGGCGAATGCGCACCGCCAGGCGAGAGTTGAGAAATCCGCCGCCCAGCATGTAGTTGCCCAACACCAGCGCCGGGTAGTCGGGGTGGCTGTCGCTGACAGCCAGGGGCATTCCGGCGATGAAGACTGCGTTGGCCTTGTCGGGCGTCTCTACCGAACGGTTGGCCGGGGCGATTTCCTGATAGGGGTTTTCAACTCTCTGGTAAGCACCGGGGCTGCTCCAATCGGGAAAGATCTCCTTCAGGACCTCAACGATGCTGTCGGTTTCGAAGTCCCCCGATATGGCCACTTCTCCGTCTGAGGCGCCGTAGAAGTCCCGGTGGAATCCTTTCACCTCCTCCAGAGTTGCAGACTTGATGGAGTCAATTCGCTCGTCAAAGGTGGGCGAATAGTTGACATGCCCCTTGGGATAAGTATTGCCGTGGCGCGCAAAGGTGCTCGCGGCAATCGCTTGGGGATTGCTCATCTGCTGCTCTATGGCGGCCAGTCGTTCCTCCTTGAGCGTGTTGAACTCCCCTTCCGGAAAGGAAGCCTGGCGAAACACTTCCCCGACCAGCCGCAGGACTTCGGGAAGATTCTCCTTGACAGTCTCCATCGATGCGGAGGCGCCGGTCGCGCCTCCCGAGACGCGGCCTGTCGCCTTGAGCCGATCCAGTGCATCCTGGATCTCCTGCCTGGTGCGCCCCGCCGTGCCTCGCATGAGCATCGATCCGGTCAATCCCGCGATGATGTTCTTATGCATCAGGCTCTTCTCGTTGCCGAAATGAAGTCTTATGTTGGCGACGACCGTGCTCCCGCGCGTTTTCTTGGGAAGCAGCGCCAGTTTCAGGTTGGATCCGATCGACAGTCGTTGCACTCGAGACTCGATGTTACCGGGTGACGGATCGAATGCCTCACCCGCGGCGACGGCGGCGTCCCCCTTGTAGTCCTTGAGCATGGCTGCGACGTCGGGGCGTTGGGGGATTTCGGCCCTGTCCGGATCCTCGGTGGGGACGAATTGCCCCAGGGTTCGGTTGGATGACTTCAGATAAGTGGACGCCGCCCGGTGCACATCTTCAGGCGTCACTTTTCTGATGCGGTCCCGATGGAGGAAGAAAAGGCGCCAGTCACCCATGGCTACCCATTCACTCAGGCTCAAACCCACTCGATTCACGTCGTTGAGAGCCAGATCGATGTTCTTCAGCAGTTGCGTCCGCGCCCGCTCGACCTCCTCAGCCTTGGGCGGTTCCCGCCGGATGTCCTCGACCGTGCTCAGGTAGGCCTGCCGGGCCTGCTCCAGCGAATCCTGCTGGCGCACTTCGGCGCCCAACAGCACAACTCCCGGGTCGTGTAATTGAAAGTTGAAGCCGTAGACTCGGCTGGCCTTCTTGGTTTCGACCAGTGTCTTGTGCAAACGCCCCGAGGGTGTATCGGAGAGGATATGGGTCAGGAGATCCAGGGCGGCAAAGTCGGGGTGGGATCCCGCTGGAATGTGGTAGGCGGCCATCAGCAACTGCACGTCGCCCACCCGACGCAGCGTTACCGTGCGTTCGCCATCCTGGGTGGGCTCGGAGGTATAGGGTTTCTGCAGTCGTCGGGTCGGGCGGGGAATGGGACCGAATTTCTTGGCAATCAAGGCCAGGGTGCTGGCGACCTCGAACTTTCCGGCCACCAGCAGGACGGCATTATCGGGCTGGTAGTACTTGCGATAGAAAGCCTTCAAGCGGTCAATGGAGACGTTTTCGATGTCGGAGCGGGCGCCGATAGTGGACTTGCCGTAGTTGTGCCAGAGAAAAGCAGAGGCCAGCGTGCGCTGCATCAGGATGCGGACCGGATTGTTTTCCCCGCGCTCAAACTCGTTGCGGACCACCGTCATTTCGCTGTCCAGGTCCTTCTTGGCGATGAAGGAATTGATCATGCGGTCGGCTTCCAGATCCAGTGCCCAATCCAGATTTTTGTCGGTAGCTCTGAAGGTTTCGAAATAGTTGGTCCGGTCGAACCAGGTAGTGCCGTTGGGGCGGGCTCCATGCTCGGTCAGTTCCTGCGGGATGTTGGGGTGCCGCGGAGTGCCCTTGAAGACCAGGTGCTCCAGCAGGTGGGCCATCCCGGTCTCACCGTAACTCTCGTGCAGGGATCCCACCAGGTAGGTGATATTCACGGTAATGGTGGGCTTGGAGGGGTCGGGAAAGAGCAGAATCCGAAGCCCATTGTCCAGGCGGTATTCGGTGATTCCTTCGACCGAAGTCACCCGCTCCATTCCTTCCGGCAGGCTGGAGTCTTGCGGCCGCACGGGAACCGGCGCCGCGGCAGCGGTGGACCCCGTCCACAAAACCAGGGCGAACAAGACCACGCCCGCCAAAATCATGGCAAGGGGTCTGGAAGAGAGGGAGATTGTTCTGGGAGACTGCATGGTTTCTATCCTCGCTTTTATTGGAGCGGTATCAATTCTTGACAAGCGGTGCCACTGGCTCCTTGTCGCGATTCATCTCCGGCAAACCGCTGCCGTCAGAGCCTTTGCGGCAATAGCGGGCTTTGGCGGGCGGGAGATTCCACCACACCTGGCGGCAGTCGAACTGGTGTTGTCGGGCAAACCTGCCAATCCTCGAGTTGACCTTCCGGAGCCGGTCGCGGTCCGCGGCCTTGAGAAAGCGGCTCCTGACGCCGGGGGACAGGGAGTATTCGAAATAGACAAACACGCCCCTGGCGGTCAGGTGGTTCATCAGGATCTCCAGGATTTCATCGACCGTCTGAACATCGAAACTGTTGAAGGGAAGTCCGCAGACGATGAAATCGTAAGGCCGTGCCTGCTCCAATTGACGCACGTCGGCATTGTGGAGGTTGCATCGGACGCCCCGGGCGTGGAGGTCCTGATTTTGAAGGAAGCGACTCAAATACCGGCAGAACCTGGGGTTCGACTCGTAGATGTCCAGCCGGTCTCCGGGGATCAGAGACTTGAGGATCCGGGCGGTGAAGACCCCGGTGCCGGCTCCCACTTCCAGGACCGCAATGGGGCGTTCCGGCCGGTCCTGAAGGGGTTGGACAATTGCCTTGGCCAGAAGCGGTGAGCTGGGGGCGATGGCTCCCACGGTGCCGAAACTGGACAGGACCTGGGAAAGAAAAATCCGATTCTGGTCCCAAAAAGGTCTGACTCTCCCCATGGCCTGTTGCAATGGACCGCGGCTGGAGGGGCAGTCGATCAAAGGACTCACCGGAAATTCCCGGGTATGGGTTTCAACCCGGTTGCTGGACGAGTTCCGGCCTTGAAGCATACCCGATCTCGGACCGTGCGCCAAGCGCGGCGGGCGAGTCGGCGCAAGCGTGTCCCATGCTG
Above is a window of Acidobacteriota bacterium DNA encoding:
- a CDS encoding sugar transferase, with the protein product MMQRKYRIARLVYALVETAVTVVSFLLAYVIRDHLPLAYFGELFPLRDYLGLLLVVVLLWNGLALLIQQQPALSASDRLGVVKETALLVFLGGVLISAAIFVLKYQFISRPFILIFVLVNLLFLLAFRLYAARGVSRFGRLVSGDRNLLIVGSGDRAARVATVLEEAEAWGYHLVGIVPESPDTPPDSRLGGYPRIPLSQFGEAIKRHTVDEVIFVVSKDALAGLEEIFLLCEEEGVKTRVMLSFFPHVTSKVYLEALQDLPLLTFTTTPQNDYLLLVKNGIDLVLACSLLVLTAPLFALIALSIKVTSRGPIIFKQVRCGLGGREFVFYKFRSMVENAEAAQGQLQHLNEMSGPVFKIGKDPRCTPVGRLLRKFSLDELPQLFNILKGDMSFVGPRPPLPREVENYQRWQRRRLRMKPGLTCLWQVRGRNEIDFDEWMKLDLHYIDNWSLLLDVKIALKTIPIVLLGKGT
- a CDS encoding 7-cyano-7-deazaguanine synthase → MTAVSSRGRKHRRACVLISGGLDSCVLLAHLAEQGWELTPLYVRAGLVWERIELIWLRRFLARLNYSGIQPLRQLSLPVEDTYQSHWSTTGQAVPGAHSEDSAVYLPGRNLLLLSKAAVYCSLNRIGVIALGLLKGNPFPDATPAFLRGFERLASDALTHPLEILTPFRNLSKTEVVQLGTGLPLELTFSCIRPVGEKHCGGCNKCAERRRSFLEAGVQDRTDYHRLPGLEIRAGSVRGDQAD
- a CDS encoding pitrilysin family protein codes for the protein MQSPRTISLSSRPLAMILAGVVLFALVLWTGSTAAAAPVPVRPQDSSLPEGMERVTSVEGITEYRLDNGLRILLFPDPSKPTITVNITYLVGSLHESYGETGMAHLLEHLVFKGTPRHPNIPQELTEHGARPNGTTWFDRTNYFETFRATDKNLDWALDLEADRMINSFIAKKDLDSEMTVVRNEFERGENNPVRILMQRTLASAFLWHNYGKSTIGARSDIENVSIDRLKAFYRKYYQPDNAVLLVAGKFEVASTLALIAKKFGPIPRPTRRLQKPYTSEPTQDGERTVTLRRVGDVQLLMAAYHIPAGSHPDFAALDLLTHILSDTPSGRLHKTLVETKKASRVYGFNFQLHDPGVVLLGAEVRQQDSLEQARQAYLSTVEDIRREPPKAEEVERARTQLLKNIDLALNDVNRVGLSLSEWVAMGDWRLFFLHRDRIRKVTPEDVHRAASTYLKSSNRTLGQFVPTEDPDRAEIPQRPDVAAMLKDYKGDAAVAAGEAFDPSPGNIESRVQRLSIGSNLKLALLPKKTRGSTVVANIRLHFGNEKSLMHKNIIAGLTGSMLMRGTAGRTRQEIQDALDRLKATGRVSGGATGASASMETVKENLPEVLRLVGEVFRQASFPEGEFNTLKEERLAAIEQQMSNPQAIAASTFARHGNTYPKGHVNYSPTFDERIDSIKSATLEEVKGFHRDFYGASDGEVAISGDFETDSIVEVLKEIFPDWSSPGAYQRVENPYQEIAPANRSVETPDKANAVFIAGMPLAVSDSHPDYPALVLGNYMLGGGFLNSRLAVRIRQKEGLSYGVRAYLEARAKDEHGAFSTWAIAAPQNIERVEAAFREEVERALTDGFTAKEIAAAKSGYLQSRQVSRSQDNRLAGTMASRLFQGRTLAWDEDFERKIDALTADQILSALGRHLDLDKMTIVKAGDFAAAAKK
- a CDS encoding methyltransferase domain-containing protein, giving the protein MSPLIDCPSSRGPLQQAMGRVRPFWDQNRIFLSQVLSSFGTVGAIAPSSPLLAKAIVQPLQDRPERPIAVLEVGAGTGVFTARILKSLIPGDRLDIYESNPRFCRYLSRFLQNQDLHARGVRCNLHNADVRQLEQARPYDFIVCGLPFNSFDVQTVDEILEILMNHLTARGVFVYFEYSLSPGVRSRFLKAADRDRLRKVNSRIGRFARQHQFDCRQVWWNLPPAKARYCRKGSDGSGLPEMNRDKEPVAPLVKN